Proteins from a genomic interval of Candidatus Omnitrophota bacterium:
- the nuoG gene encoding NADH-quinone oxidoreductase subunit NuoG, whose amino-acid sequence MSSAANGKIHLTIDGRKVSAEPGVMLIEAARQAGIDIPYYCYDPDLTIVASCRLCLVEIEKVPKLVPSCSTPVDEGQVVYTQSEKVLDARKMQMEFLLVQHPLDCPVCDQGGECKLQDYSRKYGTDDSRFRFPKRTFPKPDLGPFIDIERNRCILCSRCVRFMDEIAGNAELAIVERGNRAYISTFLDKPLVNEFAGNTIDLCPVGALTSKVTRFRGRVWEFASTPSIASLSSCGSNLYLQRRERTHEIMRILPRENGEVNHRWISDIERFGFDRFNSPHRQRSPKVKNEKDEWEEISWGKAVSRIVATLKETIQSHGNGAVAGIIAPRQSNETLFLFQQFLRELAGTNHIDHRTEHELSENDDGFLTSFALGAANQPFQEIQEAETILLVGSDLPNENPILHLRARTQTKRGATLYSAHSRTTRLDKDCARTLLYRPGSDSYFLWGLLTAVRQAKEIDSTADFAVITQETGIAENDYRTLAKVLCESKRAAILLGETAFALAGGSETVRIAAELAKLLQTENQNILPMSLLLPHFNSRGAADMGCYPHRGPGYAPIPSPGKNTTQILEACAEGSIKALLLFNTDILNEYPNRRLVQKALDAVPFLLAADAFHYQTADCADIFLPLSVYTEEDGTYTNLAGRVQRAQLALPQLEGTLSGMQVLLALGEKWGSGWKQVRAPKIFEMAAKAASPYQGLTWDGLGEQGKIAKPTVPAMFKDSSAVQLGVPSAKAHPPQEYPLRWMRGRFLFDTDGDKRFAPPLVKRAEPCAANLHPADAQRLGIAEGDKIKIIGEIGEIELPARISTAALPGAISVLGRYDGLALNGIASEKSPWVKVRI is encoded by the coding sequence ATGAGTTCAGCGGCGAACGGAAAAATCCACCTTACGATCGACGGTCGCAAAGTCTCCGCCGAACCCGGCGTCATGCTCATCGAAGCAGCGCGGCAAGCGGGGATCGATATTCCCTATTATTGCTACGATCCCGATTTGACCATTGTCGCCAGCTGCCGCTTATGCCTGGTAGAGATCGAAAAAGTTCCCAAACTCGTCCCTTCCTGCTCCACGCCCGTAGACGAAGGGCAAGTCGTCTATACACAAAGCGAAAAAGTTCTCGATGCGCGCAAGATGCAGATGGAGTTTCTGCTGGTGCAGCATCCATTGGACTGTCCCGTCTGCGATCAGGGCGGCGAGTGTAAACTGCAAGACTACAGCCGCAAGTATGGGACGGACGACAGCCGCTTCCGCTTCCCCAAACGCACGTTTCCCAAGCCGGATTTGGGGCCGTTCATCGACATCGAGCGCAACCGCTGCATTCTATGCAGCCGCTGCGTACGCTTTATGGACGAGATCGCCGGGAACGCCGAACTGGCCATCGTCGAACGAGGCAATCGCGCTTATATCTCCACGTTCCTTGATAAACCGTTGGTAAACGAATTTGCGGGCAACACCATCGACTTGTGCCCTGTCGGCGCCTTGACCAGCAAAGTTACGCGCTTTCGCGGGCGGGTGTGGGAATTTGCAAGCACGCCCTCTATCGCTTCGCTGAGTTCGTGCGGAAGCAATCTCTATTTGCAGCGGCGGGAACGCACCCATGAGATCATGCGCATCCTGCCGAGAGAGAACGGCGAGGTCAATCATCGCTGGATATCGGATATCGAGCGTTTCGGTTTCGACCGCTTCAATAGCCCGCATCGGCAGCGTTCACCGAAAGTTAAAAACGAAAAAGACGAATGGGAAGAAATTTCGTGGGGCAAGGCGGTCAGCCGAATCGTCGCTACTCTTAAAGAAACCATTCAATCTCATGGAAACGGCGCCGTTGCGGGGATTATCGCGCCCCGGCAAAGCAACGAAACGCTCTTCCTATTTCAACAATTTCTGCGCGAATTGGCGGGAACGAACCATATCGATCATCGCACGGAACATGAATTATCGGAAAATGACGACGGCTTCCTTACATCGTTCGCTTTGGGAGCGGCCAATCAGCCATTTCAGGAAATCCAAGAAGCAGAAACTATCCTTCTCGTTGGTTCCGATCTGCCCAACGAGAATCCCATCCTGCATCTGCGGGCGCGTACGCAAACCAAGCGCGGAGCAACGCTCTATTCCGCGCATAGCCGGACAACGCGGTTGGATAAGGATTGCGCCCGGACGTTGTTATACCGTCCAGGATCGGACTCTTACTTCCTTTGGGGCTTGCTTACCGCCGTCAGACAAGCGAAAGAGATCGATTCCACGGCGGATTTCGCCGTCATTACTCAAGAGACCGGCATAGCGGAAAACGATTATCGCACTTTAGCGAAGGTTTTATGCGAATCGAAAAGAGCTGCGATTTTGCTGGGAGAAACCGCCTTCGCCCTCGCCGGGGGAAGCGAAACCGTCCGCATCGCCGCTGAGTTGGCAAAATTATTGCAAACGGAAAATCAAAACATTCTGCCGATGAGCCTGCTTTTACCGCATTTCAACTCGCGGGGAGCGGCGGATATGGGTTGCTATCCCCATCGTGGTCCCGGCTATGCGCCCATTCCCTCGCCGGGGAAAAATACGACGCAGATTCTCGAAGCCTGCGCCGAGGGCTCCATTAAAGCGCTGCTGTTGTTCAATACGGACATCCTTAACGAGTACCCCAACCGGCGCTTGGTCCAAAAAGCCTTGGACGCCGTTCCGTTTCTCTTAGCCGCCGACGCTTTCCATTATCAAACCGCCGATTGCGCCGATATTTTTCTTCCCCTGTCGGTTTATACGGAGGAGGATGGAACCTATACCAATCTAGCGGGAAGGGTGCAGCGGGCGCAATTAGCCCTGCCCCAATTGGAAGGAACGTTATCGGGGATGCAAGTTCTATTGGCTCTGGGCGAAAAGTGGGGATCGGGTTGGAAACAGGTCCGCGCTCCAAAAATTTTCGAGATGGCGGCCAAGGCGGCTTCTCCTTATCAAGGGTTGACATGGGATGGATTGGGAGAACAAGGGAAAATCGCTAAACCAACGGTTCCCGCGATGTTCAAGGATTCGTCGGCTGTCCAACTCGGCGTTCCTTCCGCCAAAGCCCATCCGCCGCAAGAATATCCCCTGCGCTGGATGCGAGGCCGTTTTCTCTTCGATACGGACGGCGATAAACGCTTCGCGCCGCCATTGGTAAAACGCGCCGAGCCATGCGCCGCCAACCTTCATCCCGCCGACGCGCAGAGATTGGGAATCGCTGAAGGGGACAAGATTAAAATCATCGGCGAGATCGGCGAGATCGAACTGCCGGCGCGAATCTCGACGGCGGCGCTTCCCGGCGCCATATCCGTTTTGGGGCGCTACGACGGTTTGGCGCTGAATGGAATCGCTTCGGAAAAATCGCCGTGGGTCAAGGTGCGAATATGA
- a CDS encoding NADH-quinone oxidoreductase subunit J: protein MVSALFFWIFALAACLFGAGVIVARNPMHSALSLAAVFVCAAGIFLQLHAEFLAWILIIVYTGAVMTLMIFVISLLNLQSDKPISLSASRRWGIALIVLFVFAFLIYLFRADAAGFFIGAKPPVPDEWGSAQEIASHLFTRYLLPFELASILLTAAVAGAIALAMKPDLNEEEKAE, encoded by the coding sequence ATGGTCTCGGCTCTTTTCTTTTGGATCTTCGCGTTGGCGGCCTGCCTGTTCGGCGCGGGCGTGATCGTGGCGCGCAATCCCATGCATAGCGCCTTAAGCCTGGCCGCCGTCTTCGTCTGCGCCGCCGGGATTTTTCTGCAGCTTCACGCGGAGTTTCTCGCCTGGATTCTCATCATCGTTTACACCGGCGCCGTCATGACGCTGATGATCTTCGTCATCTCTCTTTTGAACCTTCAGAGCGACAAGCCGATCTCTCTTTCCGCCTCCCGGCGTTGGGGAATCGCATTAATCGTTCTCTTCGTTTTCGCATTCCTGATCTATCTATTCCGGGCCGATGCAGCAGGATTTTTTATCGGTGCGAAGCCGCCGGTTCCCGACGAATGGGGTTCCGCCCAGGAAATCGCGTCGCATCTCTTTACGCGCTATCTATTGCCTTTCGAACTGGCTTCCATTCTCTTGACCGCCGCCGTCGCGGGGGCTATCGCTCTCGCTATGAAACCGGACTTGAACGAAGAGGAGAAGGCGGAATGA
- the nuoK gene encoding NADH-quinone oxidoreductase subunit NuoK codes for MISLHHFLLLSVFIFSLGVLGVLLRRNILIILMSIELMLLAANIAIVAFLRYPPQIHGAAAEPDFIAAGNGMVFVFLVMTVSAAEVGAGLAVLLNLHRQRGTVNAESLNLMKG; via the coding sequence ATGATTAGTTTGCATCATTTTCTCCTATTGAGCGTTTTTATTTTCTCGTTGGGCGTTTTGGGCGTTCTCTTGCGGCGGAATATTTTGATTATATTGATGTCGATCGAATTAATGCTGCTGGCGGCCAATATCGCCATCGTCGCCTTTCTCCGTTACCCGCCGCAAATCCACGGCGCCGCTGCAGAGCCGGATTTCATCGCCGCCGGAAATGGAATGGTCTTCGTTTTTCTGGTTATGACTGTCTCCGCCGCCGAGGTGGGAGCGGGATTGGCCGTACTCCTCAATCTTCATCGCCAAAGAGGAACCGTCAACGCCGAATCGCTTAACTTGATGAAAGGATAA
- the nuoH gene encoding NADH-quinone oxidoreductase subunit NuoH, with amino-acid sequence MGQGANMTLGEIVLYSIVKIAVIVPILLGAVAYLVWAERKLLGHFQQRLGPYRVGPFGLLQPIADGLKLFLKEDVIPENADRALFVAAPLLSMAAAFMAIAVIPFGPSFHLFGFDLGKIQIADVNAGLLYIFGIAGLGVYGVFLAGWSSGNKFSLLGALRSSAQIFSYELTLGLSVVTVLMGAGTLQLSGIVESQAGGFWNWWIFSVHWLFFPGILGFLLYLISAFAETNRIPFDLPEAETELVAGYHIEYSSMKFAMFFMAEYLNMIVVSSIAVTLFLGGWHPPLPLAALKAIPGVVWFGLKAAGILFLFVWIRATLPRFRYDQLMNFGWKALLPLAMANVLFAAIGLLIVG; translated from the coding sequence GTGGGTCAAGGTGCGAATATGACGCTAGGGGAAATCGTTCTCTATTCGATCGTCAAGATCGCGGTGATTGTTCCCATTCTGTTGGGCGCCGTCGCCTATCTGGTATGGGCGGAACGAAAACTGCTCGGCCATTTCCAACAGCGGCTAGGTCCTTATCGCGTAGGTCCGTTCGGCCTGTTGCAGCCGATCGCGGATGGATTGAAATTATTTTTGAAAGAAGACGTCATCCCCGAAAACGCCGACCGGGCGTTATTCGTCGCCGCGCCGCTTCTTTCTATGGCGGCGGCGTTCATGGCCATAGCCGTTATTCCTTTTGGACCGAGTTTTCATTTGTTCGGATTTGATTTGGGGAAGATCCAAATCGCCGACGTTAACGCAGGACTGCTCTATATCTTCGGCATCGCTGGACTGGGCGTCTACGGCGTCTTTCTGGCGGGGTGGAGTTCGGGCAATAAATTCTCGCTGCTCGGCGCCTTGCGCTCGTCCGCCCAGATTTTCAGTTACGAACTAACGCTCGGACTTTCCGTCGTAACCGTGTTGATGGGCGCGGGAACGCTGCAACTGAGCGGCATTGTCGAGAGCCAGGCAGGTGGATTTTGGAATTGGTGGATTTTTAGCGTCCATTGGCTGTTCTTTCCCGGCATTTTGGGATTTTTACTCTACCTGATTTCCGCTTTCGCCGAAACCAACCGCATCCCCTTCGATCTGCCAGAAGCGGAAACGGAACTAGTCGCCGGATATCATATTGAATACAGCAGCATGAAATTCGCCATGTTCTTCATGGCGGAATATCTCAACATGATCGTCGTCTCCTCCATCGCCGTTACGCTCTTTCTGGGCGGATGGCATCCGCCTCTGCCCCTCGCGGCGCTTAAGGCGATTCCAGGCGTCGTTTGGTTTGGCCTCAAGGCGGCTGGCATATTGTTTTTATTCGTCTGGATTCGGGCGACGCTGCCGCGTTTCCGCTACGACCAACTGATGAATTTCGGTTGGAAGGCATTGCTGCCGCTAGCGATGGCGAACGTACTATTCGCGGCGATTGGCTTATTGATTGTTGGATAG
- the nuoF gene encoding NADH-quinone oxidoreductase subunit NuoF, which produces MGTETRVLLEHLGAPNLLRAAGYRAKGGYSALEKALQSMTPAAVTDEVKKSQLKGRGGAGFPTGMKWDFLDRESGKPIYLCCNADESEPGACKDRIIIHENPHLLLEGILIACYAIGSRNAFIYIRGEFHRGAEILLSAIEDARNNGWIGENILNSGFSCYIQVYRGAGAYVCGEETGLLTSLEGKRGYPKNKPPFPAIAGLYGCPTIINNVETLSAIPAIVNQGGEWYASMGTEKSAGTRLLCLSGHVNKPGVYEVVLGTMTLREFIEDFGGGVPGGRSIKGVIPGGSSMPVLREEQLDVRLSFEDIQAIGSSLGAGAIIVMDETVDMVEICLLLAKFYEHESCGQCTPCREGTRWFAQILEGILQGEGREEDLELMLDICRSEYTSICPLWSAAVWPVRAFIKQFREEFIQKIKEAKPSAKNVRELAKAQ; this is translated from the coding sequence ATGGGAACAGAAACTCGCGTTTTGCTTGAGCATCTTGGAGCGCCGAACCTGCTGCGGGCGGCGGGTTACCGCGCCAAAGGCGGCTACTCGGCGTTGGAAAAGGCGTTGCAGTCGATGACGCCCGCCGCTGTAACGGATGAGGTCAAGAAATCGCAACTGAAAGGACGAGGAGGCGCGGGATTTCCTACGGGGATGAAATGGGACTTTCTCGATCGAGAATCGGGCAAGCCGATCTATCTTTGCTGCAACGCCGACGAAAGCGAACCAGGCGCCTGCAAAGACCGGATTATCATTCATGAAAATCCTCATTTGCTATTGGAAGGCATTCTTATCGCCTGTTACGCCATCGGATCGCGCAACGCCTTCATCTATATCCGGGGCGAGTTCCACCGGGGGGCGGAGATTCTGCTGTCCGCCATCGAAGACGCCCGGAATAACGGATGGATCGGCGAAAACATTCTTAATTCCGGCTTCTCCTGCTATATCCAGGTCTATCGCGGCGCGGGAGCGTACGTCTGCGGCGAAGAGACGGGGCTGTTGACCTCGCTGGAGGGCAAGCGCGGCTATCCCAAAAACAAGCCGCCGTTTCCCGCCATCGCCGGTTTGTACGGTTGTCCCACGATCATCAATAACGTCGAAACCCTGTCGGCGATTCCTGCCATCGTCAACCAGGGCGGCGAATGGTACGCCTCGATGGGAACGGAAAAAAGCGCAGGAACGCGGCTGTTGTGCCTCAGCGGCCATGTCAATAAACCGGGTGTTTATGAAGTTGTATTGGGAACCATGACGCTGCGGGAATTCATCGAGGATTTCGGCGGCGGCGTTCCCGGCGGGAGAAGCATAAAAGGCGTGATTCCCGGCGGCTCTTCCATGCCCGTACTGCGGGAAGAGCAATTGGACGTGCGCCTGTCGTTCGAGGATATACAGGCCATCGGCTCCTCGCTCGGCGCCGGCGCGATTATCGTGATGGACGAAACAGTGGATATGGTGGAGATATGCCTGCTGCTGGCCAAATTTTACGAACACGAGTCCTGCGGCCAATGCACTCCCTGCCGCGAGGGAACGCGATGGTTCGCGCAAATTCTCGAAGGCATTCTTCAAGGAGAAGGCCGGGAAGAAGACCTGGAATTGATGCTCGACATCTGCCGCTCGGAATATACCTCCATATGCCCCTTATGGTCAGCGGCCGTATGGCCGGTTCGCGCTTTTATTAAGCAGTTTCGGGAAGAATTCATCCAGAAAATCAAAGAAGCGAAGCCCAGCGCGAAGAACGTTAGGGAGTTGGCGAAAGCGCAATGA
- a CDS encoding NADH-quinone oxidoreductase subunit M — protein MLLTLITFIPLIGAVLVLLTPRMLEGVHKRLALFFSLASLGLCLPLAAYYPYGRSGFHYTALVPWIPTLGVDYRVGLDGLSLMLVVLTALLSALSIYSSFESIKKREKEFYFFMLLLECGALGTFVALDLFLFFFFWELMLTPMVFIIGIWGGQERIYSSVKFFLYTAFGSALMLLVIFYLYFEAGRQLGGSPSFNYENFAALQLDSSVQIGLFIAFALAFFIKMPLFPFHTWLPFAHTEAPTAGSVLLAGILLKTGVYGFLRFAVSIFPQACVILTPYILGLAIAGVIYGALIAMIQRDVKRLVAYSSVSHMGMLMAGVLAWNVQGVEGGILQAINHGLSTGALFLIVGMIYERRHTREISEFGGLAKTMPIFAVFFMIFTLSSIGLPGLNGFVGEFLILVGLMGRSIVWTLLAATGVVLGAAYMLKLYQRMMFGPITVEANKELQDLNQREFRILLPLAIFCFLIGLYPYPFQKAIEPTAKQIVEYVQPYLPASQWNASSNGSSEAQADEKP, from the coding sequence ATGCTACTGACGCTGATTACGTTCATACCCCTGATCGGAGCGGTGCTAGTGCTCCTCACTCCGCGAATGCTGGAGGGAGTCCACAAGCGTTTGGCGCTGTTCTTCTCGCTGGCGTCGCTGGGACTTTGCCTGCCGCTGGCCGCCTATTATCCCTATGGCCGATCCGGCTTCCATTATACGGCCCTGGTTCCTTGGATTCCCACGCTAGGCGTGGATTATCGCGTAGGGCTTGATGGATTGAGCTTAATGCTTGTCGTCTTAACCGCCCTGCTGTCGGCGCTCTCGATTTATTCTTCTTTCGAAAGCATCAAAAAGCGGGAAAAAGAATTTTACTTTTTCATGCTTCTGCTCGAATGCGGAGCGCTCGGAACCTTCGTCGCTCTCGATCTCTTTCTCTTCTTCTTTTTCTGGGAATTGATGCTGACGCCGATGGTTTTCATCATCGGGATATGGGGCGGCCAAGAGCGCATTTATTCCAGCGTCAAGTTCTTCTTGTATACGGCTTTCGGTTCCGCGTTGATGCTGCTGGTGATTTTTTATCTTTACTTCGAGGCGGGAAGACAACTAGGCGGCAGTCCTTCGTTCAATTACGAAAACTTCGCGGCGCTGCAACTCGATTCCAGCGTGCAAATAGGGTTGTTCATCGCCTTCGCCCTCGCTTTCTTCATTAAGATGCCGCTCTTTCCCTTCCATACCTGGCTGCCCTTCGCGCATACGGAAGCGCCGACGGCGGGATCGGTTCTGCTCGCAGGAATCTTATTGAAAACCGGCGTCTATGGCTTTTTGCGCTTCGCCGTCTCCATCTTCCCCCAAGCCTGCGTGATCTTGACGCCATATATACTAGGGCTGGCCATCGCTGGAGTCATCTACGGAGCATTAATCGCGATGATCCAGCGCGACGTCAAGCGGCTGGTGGCTTATTCTTCCGTCAGCCACATGGGAATGCTGATGGCGGGCGTTTTGGCGTGGAACGTCCAGGGCGTGGAAGGCGGCATCCTTCAGGCGATAAATCACGGCCTTTCCACCGGCGCGCTGTTTTTGATCGTAGGCATGATCTACGAACGCAGGCATACGCGGGAGATATCCGAATTCGGCGGCTTGGCGAAAACCATGCCCATCTTCGCCGTATTTTTTATGATCTTCACTCTCTCTTCCATCGGGCTTCCGGGATTGAACGGCTTCGTAGGCGAGTTTCTGATTTTAGTAGGATTGATGGGGCGTTCGATCGTTTGGACGCTGCTGGCGGCGACGGGCGTGGTTCTCGGCGCGGCGTATATGTTGAAATTGTATCAGCGCATGATGTTCGGCCCCATTACCGTCGAGGCCAATAAGGAATTGCAAGATTTAAATCAGCGGGAGTTTCGCATTCTTCTCCCGCTGGCGATATTCTGCTTTTTGATCGGCTTATATCCTTATCCTTTCCAAAAAGCGATCGAGCCAACAGCCAAGCAAATCGTCGAATACGTCCAACCCTATTTGCCCGCATCCCAATGGAACGCCTCTTCCAATGGCTCCAGCGAGGCGCAGGCCGATGAAAAACCTTAG
- a CDS encoding NADH-quinone oxidoreductase subunit N, which yields MEPIRIPLLHISAFAPQIAVILTAAVVLLVDLFKKDVERINITLLALLGLAAAYLAALRLDPTIQPAFTGMVIRDGVSLYLDKLFLIGTALIVLMSHPLSQRLTRSYAEYIFLLLTASLGMMCISVSADLMLLFLGIEIVSLCLYLLTGFDKKSLLSGEASMKYLLLGSFASGFLIYGIAFVFGVCRTTNMLAIGAAAPGAQGTPLLVLGFALMLAGLGFKISLVPFHAWAPDVYQGAPTPITAWIATGSKVAGFAALVRVFSLPEMSFAPLGGLWTNAVWILSLLTMIVGNAGALAQADIKRMLAYSSIAHGGYLSMAFVAHNEVGLQALLFYLAAYLFMTAGAFACVNAATKKGEECKTISSFTSLARQQPWLAGIFTLFLLSLAGMPPTAGFFGKVWLFGAAIQSGYYALAVIGVLTTMLSFYYYLRIAVVMWMKEDGEEEFDPAPLSHALAISIAAFAVLLLGFFPNLIVKVINSGLAGL from the coding sequence ATGGAACCGATTCGCATCCCCCTTCTGCATATCTCCGCCTTCGCGCCGCAAATCGCCGTGATCCTGACGGCGGCGGTTGTCCTGCTCGTCGATCTTTTCAAAAAGGACGTGGAGCGGATCAACATCACTTTGCTGGCGCTATTGGGTCTCGCCGCCGCCTATCTCGCCGCGCTGCGTCTCGATCCAACGATCCAACCCGCTTTTACGGGGATGGTTATCCGCGACGGCGTCAGTTTGTATTTGGATAAACTTTTTCTTATCGGAACGGCTCTTATTGTTTTGATGAGCCATCCGTTATCGCAGCGTCTTACCCGATCCTATGCGGAATATATTTTTCTCTTACTGACCGCTAGTTTGGGGATGATGTGCATCTCCGTCAGCGCCGATTTGATGCTGCTTTTCCTGGGCATCGAGATTGTTTCCCTGTGTTTGTATTTATTGACCGGCTTCGACAAAAAAAGCCTGCTTTCGGGCGAGGCTTCGATGAAATATCTGCTGCTGGGATCGTTTGCCAGCGGTTTTCTCATTTACGGAATTGCGTTCGTTTTCGGCGTTTGCCGCACGACGAATATGCTCGCCATTGGCGCCGCCGCGCCAGGCGCTCAGGGGACGCCGCTGCTGGTTCTCGGCTTCGCGCTAATGCTGGCGGGGTTGGGATTCAAAATCTCGCTTGTTCCCTTTCACGCTTGGGCGCCGGATGTTTACCAAGGCGCGCCGACGCCGATTACCGCCTGGATCGCCACGGGGTCGAAAGTGGCCGGATTCGCTGCGCTGGTCCGCGTCTTCTCGCTGCCTGAAATGTCGTTCGCGCCGCTGGGCGGCTTGTGGACCAACGCCGTCTGGATTCTATCGCTGTTGACCATGATCGTCGGCAACGCGGGCGCGTTGGCGCAGGCGGACATCAAACGGATGCTGGCTTATTCCTCCATCGCCCATGGCGGTTATCTCAGCATGGCGTTCGTCGCGCATAATGAAGTGGGCTTGCAGGCGCTGCTTTTCTATCTGGCGGCGTATCTATTCATGACCGCCGGAGCCTTCGCCTGCGTCAACGCCGCCACAAAGAAAGGCGAGGAATGCAAAACGATATCCAGCTTCACCAGCCTGGCGCGCCAACAACCTTGGCTGGCGGGGATATTTACGCTCTTTCTATTGTCGCTGGCGGGAATGCCGCCGACGGCGGGCTTCTTTGGAAAAGTATGGCTCTTCGGCGCCGCCATTCAAAGCGGCTATTACGCGCTGGCAGTCATCGGCGTACTGACGACGATGCTTTCCTTTTATTACTACCTGCGCATAGCCGTCGTTATGTGGATGAAAGAAGACGGCGAAGAAGAATTCGATCCCGCGCCTTTGTCCCATGCGCTAGCGATTTCCATTGCGGCCTTCGCTGTTTTATTGTTAGGATTTTTCCCTAATCTGATTGTTAAAGTGATAAATTCTGGATTAGCAGGCTTATGA
- the nuoL gene encoding NADH-quinone oxidoreductase subunit L: MKYYLWLVPISPALAVIINGLAGERRLRDKAGHIAAAAMGLSLVLSLNCLWQMLFHGGEFRAMEIDYFTWLAAGKLLIPFGFYIDPLTAVMMMVVSLVGTIIFVYAIGYMQGDPGYTRFFTYMPLFTFFMFLLIMGDSLPLLFVGWEGVGLCSYLLIGYYYDRDYAADAGRKAFIVNRIGDFGFLIGMLLLFWNVGSLQFSQLFLAAENGQFAMGGVSITLITLLLFIGATGKSAQIPLFVWLPDAMAGPTPVSALIHAATMVTAGIYMVARLHPLFNLAPATLLVIGAVGGLTAIMAASIALVQRDAKKILAYSTISQLGYMFLACGAGAYAAAIFHLMTHAFFKACLFLGAGSVLHAFHRTTDVDVFEAGGLRRVMPYTRWTFLIATLAISGVPPLAGFFSKDEILWQAFASGRMFLWVLGLAAAFCTAFYMFRLYSLLFSGEFRGTEEQRAHLHESPILMWAPLAALAFFAVCTGWLNMPLFGYNGFHDFLAIEHPPAAKESFGPFSAHAMETALAIVSILTALAGIFFARMIYVWAPSMPDNLRQAFQSAFDILWNKYNVDEAYDSAFIQNYYRVCRGIQWFDDNIIIAGLNRLARFAVQGADGLRRIQTGVLPHYALAAALGMVFLAIWLLICY, from the coding sequence ATGAAATACTACCTATGGCTCGTTCCCATATCTCCCGCTTTGGCGGTCATAATAAACGGACTGGCGGGAGAGCGCCGTTTGCGAGACAAGGCCGGTCATATCGCCGCCGCTGCGATGGGACTTTCCCTGGTTTTATCTTTGAATTGCCTATGGCAAATGCTTTTTCACGGCGGTGAATTCCGCGCAATGGAAATAGACTATTTCACCTGGCTGGCGGCGGGAAAACTCTTGATTCCTTTCGGCTTTTACATCGATCCCCTGACGGCGGTTATGATGATGGTGGTTTCGTTGGTAGGAACCATCATCTTCGTTTACGCCATCGGCTATATGCAGGGCGATCCCGGCTATACTCGCTTTTTTACTTATATGCCGCTCTTCACCTTTTTCATGTTTTTATTGATTATGGGCGATTCGCTGCCGCTGCTCTTCGTGGGCTGGGAAGGCGTTGGCTTATGCTCTTATCTTCTCATTGGATATTACTATGACCGGGATTACGCGGCGGATGCGGGGCGAAAAGCGTTCATCGTCAATCGCATCGGCGATTTCGGTTTTCTCATAGGGATGCTGTTGCTCTTTTGGAATGTGGGATCGTTGCAATTTTCCCAACTCTTTCTCGCCGCCGAAAATGGCCAATTCGCGATGGGCGGCGTTTCCATCACCCTAATCACGCTTTTATTATTCATTGGCGCTACGGGAAAATCGGCGCAGATTCCTCTCTTCGTCTGGCTTCCCGACGCCATGGCGGGGCCGACGCCGGTCAGCGCCCTGATCCACGCCGCCACGATGGTCACCGCGGGCATTTATATGGTGGCGCGGCTGCATCCGCTTTTTAACTTGGCTCCGGCGACGCTGTTGGTTATCGGCGCCGTAGGCGGATTGACGGCGATCATGGCGGCCAGCATCGCCCTCGTCCAGCGGGACGCCAAAAAGATACTCGCTTATTCCACCATCAGCCAATTGGGCTATATGTTCCTGGCTTGCGGCGCCGGAGCCTACGCCGCTGCCATCTTCCACCTGATGACGCACGCTTTTTTCAAGGCCTGCCTCTTTCTAGGCGCGGGATCTGTGCTGCATGCTTTTCACCGCACTACGGACGTAGACGTTTTCGAGGCGGGAGGATTGCGCCGCGTCATGCCCTACACGCGCTGGACGTTTCTCATCGCCACCCTGGCCATATCGGGCGTACCTCCATTGGCGGGATTCTTCTCCAAAGATGAAATTCTATGGCAAGCCTTCGCTTCCGGCAGGATGTTTTTATGGGTGCTAGGTTTGGCGGCGGCGTTCTGCACGGCTTTTTATATGTTTCGGCTTTACAGCTTATTGTTCTCCGGCGAGTTCCGGGGAACGGAGGAACAGCGGGCGCATCTCCATGAATCCCCCATCCTGATGTGGGCGCCGCTGGCGGCGTTGGCGTTCTTCGCCGTCTGCACGGGCTGGCTGAATATGCCGCTCTTCGGCTATAACGGATTTCACGATTTTCTCGCCATCGAACATCCTCCGGCGGCGAAAGAATCGTTCGGACCCTTTTCCGCTCATGCGATGGAAACGGCGTTGGCGATAGTTTCTATCCTCACCGCATTGGCGGGGATTTTTTTCGCTCGAATGATCTACGTCTGGGCGCCTTCGATGCCGGATAATTTACGGCAGGCGTTTCAGTCGGCTTTTGACATCTTATGGAACAAATACAACGTGGACGAAGCCTACGATTCCGCTTTCATCCAGAATTACTATCGCGTTTGCCGAGGAATCCAATGGTTTGACGACAACATCATTATCGCGGGCTTGAACCGCCTGGCCCGATTCGCCGTCCAAGGCGCCGACGGTTTGCGCCGAATTCAGACCGGCGTTCTGCCGCATTACGCGCTGGCGGCGGCGCTGGGCATGGTCTTTCTCGCCATTTGGCTATTGATATGCTACTGA